One genomic window of Paenisporosarcina antarctica includes the following:
- a CDS encoding M3 family oligoendopeptidase, with protein MDKKIEQFTYTRPIFEEIERNFDQAITKFKDAKSVEVQSIEMKQINNIRNNVDTMMNLVYVRNSINTNDEFYKDEQDYLDDLSPKVDDLITKYYLALVNSAFRQELEEKWGTQLFAIANAQIKSFSTEVIPLMQKENKLTSEYQQLIASAIIQFENEDLTLAQLQPFTESKDRKMRKEAKEAYFNFFTKNEEQLDRIYDDLVKVRTEIAQTLGYKNFVELGYYRMIRTDYDSEMVKNFRDQVKKFIVPLASKLKQRQQQRIGLDDYKYYDESFNYKTGNATPKGSPEWIIEGGKKMYNELSRETSEFFDFMIDNNLMDLVAKKGKASGGYCTYIEEYKAPFIFSNFNGTSGDIDVLTHEAGHAFQVYSSRHFEIPEYIWPTFEACEIHSMSMEFLTWPWMENFFKEDTDKYKFSHLSSSLEFLPYGVAVDEFQHYIYENPQVSPAARKLAWKEIEEKYLPHRDYDGNDYLNRGGFWQRQGHIYQSPFYYIDYTLAQICAFQFFKRTLENREQAWADYVHLCKLGGSLSFTALVQEANLISPFEDGCVESVIAPIEQWLNSVDDKAL; from the coding sequence ATGGATAAAAAAATTGAACAGTTTACGTATACTCGACCGATATTTGAAGAGATAGAGCGTAATTTTGATCAAGCAATAACTAAATTTAAAGATGCAAAAAGTGTAGAAGTTCAAAGTATAGAAATGAAGCAGATTAATAATATCAGGAATAATGTTGATACGATGATGAACCTCGTCTATGTTCGAAATTCAATTAATACGAATGATGAGTTTTATAAAGATGAACAAGACTATTTAGATGATCTTAGTCCAAAGGTAGACGATTTAATCACAAAATATTATTTAGCCTTAGTGAATTCTGCTTTCCGACAAGAATTAGAAGAAAAGTGGGGGACGCAATTATTTGCAATCGCAAATGCACAGATTAAATCTTTTTCTACAGAAGTTATACCTTTAATGCAAAAAGAAAATAAATTGACATCTGAATATCAACAATTGATTGCATCTGCAATCATTCAGTTTGAAAATGAAGATCTTACACTCGCTCAATTGCAGCCCTTTACTGAATCCAAAGACCGTAAAATGCGAAAAGAAGCAAAAGAAGCGTACTTCAACTTCTTTACCAAAAATGAGGAACAACTCGATCGTATTTATGATGACCTAGTCAAAGTCCGTACAGAAATAGCTCAAACATTGGGCTACAAAAACTTTGTAGAACTTGGCTATTATAGAATGATTCGTACCGATTATGATTCAGAAATGGTAAAAAATTTCCGTGATCAAGTAAAGAAATTCATTGTTCCGTTGGCTTCTAAATTAAAGCAACGTCAACAACAACGAATTGGTCTTGACGACTATAAATACTATGACGAATCCTTTAATTATAAGACGGGAAATGCAACACCTAAAGGTTCACCCGAGTGGATAATTGAAGGTGGTAAAAAGATGTATAATGAATTGTCACGAGAAACTAGTGAATTCTTTGATTTCATGATTGACAATAATTTAATGGATTTGGTCGCGAAAAAAGGTAAGGCAAGTGGCGGATACTGCACATATATCGAGGAATACAAAGCACCTTTTATTTTCTCAAACTTTAATGGCACTTCAGGAGATATTGATGTATTGACGCACGAAGCTGGACATGCATTCCAAGTCTACTCGAGTCGTCATTTTGAAATACCAGAATATATCTGGCCAACATTTGAAGCATGTGAAATTCATTCAATGAGTATGGAATTTTTAACATGGCCATGGATGGAGAACTTTTTCAAGGAAGATACAGATAAATATAAATTCTCCCATTTGAGCAGCTCGCTGGAATTTTTACCTTATGGTGTAGCAGTGGATGAATTCCAACACTATATATATGAAAATCCACAAGTCTCTCCTGCTGCTCGTAAATTGGCATGGAAAGAGATAGAAGAAAAATATTTACCTCACCGTGACTATGATGGTAATGACTATTTAAACAGAGGTGGATTTTGGCAAAGACAAGGTCATATTTATCAAAGTCCTTTTTACTACATCGATTATACATTAGCTCAAATATGTGCGTTCCAGTTCTTTAAACGTACGCTTGAGAATCGTGAACAAGCTTGGGCAGATTACGTCCACTTGTGTAAGCTTGGTGGAAGTTTGTCATTTACTGCTCTTGTCCAAGAAGCAAACTTGATTTCACCATTTGAAGATGGCTGTGTTGAATCTGTAATTGCACCAATTGAACAATGGTTGAATTCGGTTGACGATAAAGCACTTTAA
- a CDS encoding SLOG family protein translates to MIKRLVITGYKQHEIGVFDDKHPGVGYIKKALENHLIQLIEDGLEWVILSGQLGVETWAAELVIELKETYPELKYAIITPFLEQEKNWNDTKKEKYQMICAKADFQTSVTKKPYEGASQFIEKNKFIIRNSDGLLIIYDEENEGSPKFMKELALKYAERHDYHIISISADDLQMIAEEEQQNNWSE, encoded by the coding sequence ATGATAAAAAGATTAGTTATCACAGGTTACAAACAACATGAAATTGGCGTATTTGATGACAAACACCCTGGTGTAGGTTATATAAAAAAAGCATTAGAAAATCATCTCATTCAACTGATTGAAGATGGGCTCGAATGGGTTATTTTAAGTGGGCAGTTAGGGGTCGAGACTTGGGCAGCAGAATTGGTTATTGAATTAAAAGAAACGTATCCCGAACTTAAATATGCCATCATCACTCCGTTTTTAGAACAAGAAAAGAACTGGAACGACACCAAAAAAGAGAAGTATCAAATGATTTGTGCCAAGGCAGATTTTCAAACAAGTGTAACCAAAAAGCCTTATGAAGGGGCTTCTCAATTTATAGAAAAAAATAAATTCATCATACGAAATTCAGATGGTTTATTAATTATTTATGATGAAGAGAATGAAGGTTCACCCAAGTTTATGAAAGAACTGGCATTAAAATATGCAGAACGGCATGATTATCACATCATTTCAATATCAGCAGATGACTTGCAGATGATTGCAGAAGAAGAACAACAAAACAATTGGTCAGAATAA
- a CDS encoding glycine betaine ABC transporter substrate-binding protein yields the protein MTLLFKKITGLGAIALLSLGLAACGNEEDTQDDTTSTPEANSVGESVDYKITGIDPGAGLMAATEKAIEEYELEDWSVIAGSSAAMTASLQKAYENEEPIIVTGWTPHWKFAKFDLKYLEDPKEVFGGEEEIRTIGRLGLQEDLPEAHQILSQFNWTQDDMGEVMIAIQDGEKEDVASQNWVESNEDKVAEWTKDVEKVDGDEIKLAYVAWDSEIASHNVMKIVLEDMGYDVNLVQVEAGPLWTAVADGSADASLAAWMPLTHKTYADKFEGDFEELGVNMTGVKIGLVVPTYMDITSVEDLK from the coding sequence ATGACATTATTATTTAAAAAAATTACAGGATTGGGAGCAATTGCTCTACTATCACTAGGGCTTGCTGCATGTGGGAACGAAGAGGATACACAAGACGACACGACTTCAACTCCAGAAGCAAATTCAGTAGGTGAATCTGTTGACTATAAAATCACTGGAATTGATCCAGGTGCTGGACTTATGGCAGCTACGGAAAAGGCAATTGAAGAATATGAATTGGAAGATTGGAGTGTTATTGCAGGTTCAAGTGCCGCAATGACAGCTTCTTTACAAAAAGCTTATGAAAACGAAGAACCAATTATCGTTACAGGTTGGACTCCACACTGGAAATTCGCTAAGTTCGACTTGAAGTACCTTGAAGATCCAAAAGAAGTTTTTGGCGGTGAAGAAGAGATCCGTACGATAGGTAGATTAGGTTTACAAGAGGATTTACCAGAAGCTCATCAAATTCTTTCACAGTTTAACTGGACTCAAGATGATATGGGTGAAGTGATGATCGCTATCCAAGACGGTGAAAAAGAAGATGTAGCTTCTCAAAACTGGGTTGAATCAAATGAAGATAAAGTAGCTGAATGGACAAAAGACGTTGAGAAAGTGGACGGCGATGAGATCAAACTTGCATATGTTGCATGGGATAGTGAAATCGCAAGCCATAACGTTATGAAGATTGTTTTAGAAGACATGGGTTATGATGTAAATTTAGTACAAGTTGAAGCAGGTCCTCTATGGACAGCCGTTGCTGATGGAAGTGCGGATGCATCCCTTGCTGCATGGATGCCACTTACTCATAAAACATATGCTGATAAATTTGAAGGCGACTTCGAAGAACTTGGTGTTAACATGACTGGAGTTAAAATTGGTTTAGTTGTTCCAACTTATATGGATATAACTTCGGTTGAAGACTTAAAATAA
- a CDS encoding ABC transporter permease: protein MDELLPRIPFAEWIDFAVNWLVTTFGTVFDGIADLLEGIVEGSVDVLDMVPSILLAVLFSLLAWFISTRKIALFSLFGLLFIDYLGYWYSMLQMLALVLTSVFFAISIGIPIGIWGSQKANVRKSIVPVLDLMQTMPAFVYLLPAIFFFNIGVVPGVVASVIFAMPPTIRLTMLGIQQVPEELIEATQAFGSTTWQRLSKVQIPLAKPTIMAGVNQSIMLSLSMVVIASMVGAPGLGADVYRAVTQLKTGVGFEAGLSVVIIAIMLDRITQHAGKNKKGGTTL, encoded by the coding sequence ATGGATGAACTTTTACCTCGTATTCCATTTGCTGAGTGGATTGACTTTGCTGTAAATTGGCTAGTTACTACGTTTGGCACAGTATTTGATGGAATTGCTGATCTATTAGAAGGAATTGTTGAAGGCTCAGTAGACGTTCTTGATATGGTTCCATCTATACTACTTGCTGTTCTATTTAGCTTACTTGCATGGTTTATTTCTACTAGGAAAATTGCCTTATTTTCATTATTTGGCTTATTGTTCATTGATTATTTAGGTTATTGGTATTCAATGCTACAAATGTTAGCTCTTGTATTAACTTCTGTCTTTTTCGCAATTTCAATTGGAATTCCAATTGGAATCTGGGGCTCTCAGAAAGCAAATGTTCGGAAATCGATTGTTCCAGTCCTAGACTTGATGCAGACAATGCCAGCATTCGTATACTTGTTACCGGCTATTTTCTTTTTCAATATCGGTGTAGTACCAGGGGTTGTGGCATCCGTGATATTCGCCATGCCACCGACAATTCGTTTAACGATGTTAGGTATTCAACAAGTGCCAGAAGAATTAATTGAAGCCACTCAGGCTTTTGGTTCAACTACATGGCAACGATTAAGTAAAGTACAAATCCCACTGGCAAAACCAACAATTATGGCTGGAGTTAACCAAAGTATCATGCTTTCGCTGTCTATGGTTGTAATTGCTTCAATGGTAGGTGCACCTGGGCTCGGTGCAGATGTTTATAGAGCCGTCACGCAATTGAAAACCGGTGTAGGATTTGAAGCTGGTCTATCAGTTGTAATCATTGCTATTATGTTAGATCGTATAACGCAACACGCTGGGAAAAACAAAAAAGGAGGAACAACATTATGA
- a CDS encoding quaternary amine ABC transporter ATP-binding protein → MSENIVKNKIEVRGATKIFGKNSKRAAQQLKEGKSKNEILKETGATVGVNNATFDVYEGEIFVIMGLSGSGKSTLVRLLNRLIDPTMGHILLDGDDIVQMNKEQLREVRRNKISMVFQNFALLPHKTIAENAEYGLEIQGVAKIERQSKAKESLKLVGLAGYEDQYPHQLSGGMKQRVGLARALANDPDILLMDEAFSALDPLIRKDMQNELLQLHHDMGKTIIFITHDLDEALRIGDRIALMKDGEIVQIGTPEEILMSPSNDYVERFVEDVDLSKVLTAGHVMVKADTVKVDRGHRVALRLMKQLGISSIYVVNNSNRLLGAVTAVDALAASNTEKSLEEIIITDLPMVSSDTVLTELFDVVSTASIPVAVISDDKKLQGILIRGPLIGALSGDNKFINSDGTVNSAGLTETEVNKNG, encoded by the coding sequence CGGCTCAGCAGCTTAAAGAAGGTAAGTCGAAAAATGAAATCTTGAAAGAAACTGGTGCAACGGTTGGAGTGAACAATGCAACCTTTGATGTTTACGAAGGTGAAATTTTTGTCATTATGGGATTGTCTGGAAGTGGAAAATCCACACTCGTTCGGTTATTAAACAGATTAATTGATCCGACAATGGGGCATATTCTTCTTGATGGAGATGACATTGTTCAGATGAATAAAGAGCAACTTCGTGAAGTGAGACGTAATAAAATCAGTATGGTGTTTCAAAATTTCGCTCTTCTTCCGCATAAAACAATTGCTGAAAATGCAGAGTATGGTTTAGAAATTCAAGGCGTTGCGAAAATAGAGAGACAGTCAAAGGCGAAAGAATCATTAAAGCTCGTTGGTCTTGCTGGTTATGAAGATCAGTATCCTCACCAATTAAGTGGTGGGATGAAACAACGTGTAGGTCTAGCAAGGGCTCTTGCAAATGACCCAGATATTTTGCTCATGGATGAAGCATTCAGTGCTTTGGATCCACTCATTCGTAAAGACATGCAAAACGAACTTTTACAACTTCATCATGATATGGGGAAAACAATTATTTTCATTACCCATGACCTTGATGAGGCACTCCGAATCGGAGATCGTATTGCATTAATGAAAGATGGGGAAATTGTGCAAATTGGAACTCCAGAAGAGATTTTGATGAGTCCTTCTAATGATTATGTTGAACGATTCGTAGAAGATGTTGATTTATCAAAAGTATTAACAGCGGGTCACGTCATGGTGAAGGCAGATACAGTTAAAGTGGACCGAGGACATCGTGTTGCACTTCGTCTTATGAAACAATTGGGTATATCGTCCATTTACGTCGTGAACAATAGTAACCGACTACTAGGAGCTGTGACAGCTGTAGATGCATTGGCTGCTTCTAATACAGAAAAGTCGCTTGAAGAAATCATTATTACTGATCTTCCAATGGTTTCATCAGATACCGTGTTAACGGAGTTGTTTGATGTTGTGTCAACAGCATCCATTCCCGTTGCAGTGATTTCTGATGATAAAAAACTACAAGGAATTCTTATTCGTGGTCCACTGATTGGTGCTTTATCTGGAGACAATAAGTTTATTAATAGTGATGGAACAGTGAATTCTGCGGGACTAACGGAAACGGAGGTGAATAAGAATGGATGA